In the genome of Streptomyces fagopyri, the window GACGGCCCGCGAACCGGCGGGACGGCCTCGTCTCGTCGTCGTCGGCAGTGACGGTGCGTGGCGACCAAGCGGCCAGGTGAGCCCATCAGCAGGGCGGCCGCGGGGTAGCCATGGGGATCCGTCACGCACGCCGGCTCGTCGCGCCCCCGGTCCGGGATGCCGTCCATGCGCACATCGACGTGCCCGGTGCCGGCCGGGGCACAGAGGTCCGCCCCGGCGGTCATGGCGCAGCGGAGAGCGGTAGCTCAGCCGTTGTCCAACCCGCGTTCCGCGGCAGGCGCCCGGCCGCCCTCCGACCGCCTTCCGCGGGCGGTGCGTCCCATCACCCCAAGATCCCCAGCTACTACGCTTCGTAATTGACAATTGCGCTGGGTAATTGCTGGGCGGATTTTCCAGCCCGTCGTAGACAACAGAGGAAGAGTCATACGTATCCGCTTCGTCATGCCCGCCCTCGCGGCCGCGGCCGCGCCCACCGGCACGGCGTTCACGTTCACCGCTCCGACCGCGGCGGCGGGTTCCACGGTCCCGCACGAGCCGACCTACGGCAGCAAGATCCTGCTGCGGAACCAGTACCTGGGAGACAGTGGCTACCTGGACACCAACGGCCTGTCCGGTCAGCATGGCGCCGCGTACGACGTGAGCACCGACCAGACCCCCAACAGCCGCGGCCCCAAGACCTCGGCCTGGAAGGTCGTCTCGGCCACCGGCAAGGCCGACGGGAGCCGCGTCACCAGCGGCGACGTCGTCCACCTCGTCAACCAGTACTCCAGTGGCACCTGCCTGGACACCAACGGGCGCTCCGCCCGCTCCGGCGCCAAGTTCGACGTGTCGACCACGGCCGACGGGAACCGCGGCCGGGGCACCAGCAAGTGGCACATCTTCGGCAAGGCGCCCTCCCCCTCCGACGGCCACCTCCGCACCGACGACGTCGTGAACCTGCTCAACGACTACGGCTCCGCGAACGGCGGGTTCCTCGACGTCAACGGCCTGTCCAGCCGGCAGGGCGGCGCCAAGTACGACGTGTCCACCAGCCACTACAGCGACCGCGGCCCGGGCACCGGCTCCTGGAAGGTCCGTCAGGCCTCCTGATTCCCGGCTCCCGCGCCACCCCGCCGGTCCCGCGCCGTCGCGTGGGACCGGCAGTTCACCGAGACCCGCCCGACGTTGCCGTCACCCGAGGCCAGGGGCTTATCAACGTTACGTGAAAATATCACAACAGTGATAAATTGGACAGATGCAAGATCGGGCCGTACGTACCCAGCAACGGGTTCTGCGCGCCGCCGCGGAGCTCCTGAGCTCTCAAGGACGTGCGGGCGTTTCGACGCGCGCCGTCAGCGCGGCGGCCGGCGTGCAGCCGCCGACTCTGTACCGGCTGTTCGGGGACAAGGACGGGCTGCTCGACGCCCTCGCGGCGTACGGTTTCGAGCAGTATCTGCGCGAGAAACAGGCCCTCGACCAGACCGACGAACCCCTCGACGACCTGCGCCGGTCCTGGGACCTGCACGTCGAATTCGGTCTGTCGCGCCCGGGGTTCTACGTGCTGATGTACGGCGAAGGCCGCTACCGCGGCGGAATACCGGGCGGACTCGAGACCATCGCGATCCTCCGCCGGACCCTTGCCCGGGTGGCCGCGACCGGGCGGCTTCGTATGAGCGTGGAGCGGGCCACGCAACTCGTCCACGCCATGGGCCTGGGTGTGGTGCTGTCCCTCATCGCCACGCCTCCTTCCGAGCGGGATGCGAGCCTGTCGACGACGGCCCGCGAACACGCACTGCGAATGATCACCACCGCGAGCGCCGTCGAGGAGGAGAGCGCGGACGTGGCATGCCGAGCCGTGTCCCTGCGCGAGGCGTTGTCCCGGAGCGGCACCACCGCGATGACACCGTCCGAACGCGCACTCCTGGCGGATTGGCTAGACCGCCTCGCCGACGGGAATCCCGCCGCCCGGTCGACCCCCTGAAGGAAGGACGGCGCCGATGGCCAGAGCCAGGGACACGATGCCGCACGCCGGGCAAGAAGCCGGGCACACGGTCGACACGGCCACGGCGGTGGTGGACGCGCACGGCGTGGTCGTCGCGTGGGGCCGGGAGGCCGAGCGGCTCAGCGGCTTTCCGGCCGCCGAGGCGATCGGACTGTTCGCCGGGCGGCTCCTGGTGGACCCGGAAGTGGTCCTCAGAGCACCCGCCTTCACCGATCGCCGCCGCTGGGCGGACGGTTGGACCGGGATCGTCGGGCTCCACCGCCGCGACGGCACCCCGCTGGACGTGTACCTGCGGGTCTCCCCCCTCACGGAGCGGGACGGCGGAGTGCGGTGGCTGGTCACCGCGACCGAGATGACGGCAGTTCCCTCCTGGCCGATGAACGGGGCCGGGGTGCGGGCGCTCCTCACCGGGGCGCCGATCGGGATCGCCGTGCGCGACACCGACTTGCGGTGCACCTGGGTCAATGACGCGCTGGCTCTCCAGGACGGCATCCCCCGCGAGAAGAGGCTCGGGCGCCGGCTGACGGAGGTGCTGCCGGGGCCCGAGGCCGAGTCCGTCGAGGCGGTGATGCGGCTGGTCCTGCAGAGCGGGAAGCCGCAGGTCGACCACGAATACCGCGCGTGGATGCCGGCGAAACCACAGCAGGAACACGCGTTCTCGACCTCGTTCTTCCGTCTCGACGACGCCGACGGGCGCACCCTGGGGATATGCGCCATGAGCGTCGACGTGACGGACCGGCAGCGGGCCCGCGAGCGTCTGGCCGTGCTCAGCGAGGCCAGCACCCGGATCGGCACCACGTTGGAGGTGATGAGAACCGGGCAGGAACTCGCCGACCTGGCCGTGGCCCGCATCGCGGACTACGTCACCGTGGACCTGGCGGAGTCCGTCACGCAGGGCGAGGACTCCCTGGCCCGGCTCGGCTCGACGAACGGCCACGTCCCCGCGTTCCGTCGGGCGGGGGTCGCCTCGATTCGCGAGGGCGTTCCGGAGTCGCTCTGGTCACGCGGCGAGACCGTGCCCGTACCGGCCCCTTCCCCGTTCACGGAGGTCCTGGCCTCGGGCGAATCCCATCTCGAACCTGTGCTGGACACCTCGCGAGGCACCTGGCTGGACCGGGACCACGAACGGCTGGACAAGATACGCAGGTACGGAATGCACTCGCTGATGATCGTGCCGATCCACGCGCGTGGTGCGGTGCTGGGCGTGGCGGTCTTCGTCCGCGTGGGTGACTCCCTGCCCTTCGAGGCGGACGACCTGCGGTTGGCCGAGGAACTCGTCGCGCGTGCAGCCCTGTCCCTGGAGAACGCCCGCCGCTACGTACGCGAACGCGCCGCGGCCCTCGTCCTTCAGCGCAACCTGCTGCCAGGCAGGCTCATCGGCGGGGTGGCCGTCGACGTGGCGTCCCACTACGTTCCCGCCGACACGCAACACGGCGTGGGCGGCGACTGGTTCGACGTCATCCCGCTCTCCGGCGCCCGGGTCGCCCTGGTCGTGGGCGATGTGGTCGGCCACGGCATCAACGCCGCGGCGACCATGGGCCGTCTGCGGGCCGCGGTGCACACACTCGCCAACATGGACCTGTGCCCGGACGAGTTGCTGGCACATCTCGACGACACCATCTCGCGGCTCGACGTGGAGGACGGCGGCATCCCGGAACGCGCCGCCGCGGAGTCGGGCGCCACCTGCCTGTACGCCGTGTACGACCCGGCCACGCGACGTTGCACGATGGCGCGGGCGGGCCACCCGCCGCCCGTGGTCATCTCGCCCGAGGGCCAGGTCTCGATCCCCGACCTCCCTGCCGGTCTGCCGCTCGGTGTCGGGCAGGCGTCCTTCGAGGCGGTGGAGGTGGAACTGCCCGAGGGCTGTGTCGTCGCCTTCTACACCGACGGGCTCGTGGAGACCCGGGACCAGGACATCGACGCCGGGATAAGCCGCCTGGGCGCCGTCCTGGCACGACCGGACCGACCTTTGGACGAGCTCTGCACGGCCGCGTTCGACACCCTGGCGGCCAGAGCGCTGGAGGACGACGCCACCCTGCTCCTGGCCCGGCCGCACGCGCTGATGCCGTCACAGATCGCCACCTGGGACCTGCCGAACGATCCGGTCGTCGTCGCGCACGCCCGGAACCTGGCCACCACACAGCTGACCGGATGGGGACTGGAGGCGCTGACCGCCACCACGGAACTCATCGTCAGCGAGCTGGTCACCAACGCCGTACGACACGGTGCCGGCCCCATCACCCTTCGCCTCATCCGCCACGAGGTGCTGGTGTGCGAGGTAACCGACACCAGCGATTCCGTCCCACGTCTGCGCCATGCCCGTCCGACGGACGAGGGCGGCCGCGGTCTCTTTCTCGTCGGGCAGATGTCCAGTCGCCGAGGCACCCGCCACTCCCCCACCGGCAAGACCGTCTGGGCCGAACAGGAGATCAACGTGCCCCTCCCCTGAGGACCCGACCCCGCCGGACCAACCGCGTTTGCGTGACAGGAAGTTCAGCACTTGGCGCCGCGTCCCGCGGTCGAGACCGCCGTGGCGGGCATCAGGGCACCGGCGCCCAGCCGGTGGCATATTCACCGACCGCCCCCACGCTGAGCACCGACCAGGTGGGTTCCGCCCAGGTGGGTTCCGCCCAGCACGACCGCGCGCCCCACGCCGAACCCACGGGCACGATCAGGGCCGCGTGGACGCATGTTCGGGGGCTGACGCCTGATCCTCGCATTCATGCTCCGCCGGACGGCGGGTGACAGGCCGGTGTCCGGCATCAGGTCACCCTCGCCGGCGCCGCCTCGGAGCGCGACTGGACAGGACGCATACTGCCGGCACGGGGTGGGCGACCTGGGGGGACCAATGGGGGCTGGACGGGTCGCACGGCTGACGGCACGCGGCGTGGTCTTCCTCGCCCTCGCCGCTTGTACCAGTGGGGAACACGGGCAGGGCTCCCGCCCTGGCACCGTCCCACTCCGCTCGTCGTCTCCGGCGACGCCGACAGCGGTCGCGGGGCCGGCCCGTCCGCTGGGGGCGGCGGCACGGCTCGGGCCGGCGGACATTACCTGGCCGACCTGATCAACAGCACGGCCCTCCCCGGTGAATACCCCAGACCGCCACGGGAGGCGGTGGTGGTCGTCCACCGGGGCCGTGGGGGCAGCAGGCACTTCGGGTGGATCTCGGGCGACAGCTACTGCCTCGGCCACAGCTTCCAGGGGGCGCACTCGATCACCTGCGGCCTCTACGACGACGACACCGCCACTCTCGTCGCCACCGGTGCGGACTACGCCCCCGCGCGCGGTCGGCCGGCTGCACGGGTTCACCGACCGCTTGCCGTCACAGGACGCACCCAACCAGTACTACTACACGTTCGCCGTCGTCATCGACGACGCCGGTCCGTTCCGCCTCACCGGCGACGACCACCGAGGCGTCCTCTACCAGGCCAGAGCCGTACTGAAACCGGACCGCGCAGTCACCTTCGTGGAGTGGGGCTCCTACGGTCCCGAGATACCGCCGCACGCCAAGATCTGCAGCTCCTCCAGCCACCGCTGCCTCACCGACGCCGACTGACGGACGGCCCCGGATCCATGTGGCCGCGCCCAGCCCGCCAGTCCAACACGCCGTGCCCCAGGCTGTGGAATCGACGAGCGGTCACGGCCTGGCGAGACGCGCCGCGGTCAGCGACTCCGGATGGCTCCACGGCGCCGCTCCGAGGACGGCGGAGGCGGCGAGAAGGTGTCCTCGTCCTCGTTCAGTGGCGGCAGCTCAACCGTGTACTGCGGCTGGAGGAACAGATCACGATGCTGCGGCGCGGCAGGCACGTCGGACTTGTTCCGCTCGGGTCGGGCAGAATCGGGGCTGGGCGAGAGAGCAGCCATACACAACCATCCAGAGTTGAGGGTCGCACGGGTCCGGAGCAGCGCTGGAGACCGGTGAGAATCTGCGTCTCACTCCCCCGTGTGCCAGTCCATTAGATCCTATTGGCGGCAGCACGGTGTCAGCGCGACGACGAGGAGCACGCGGAGGCGGATCGGTTCGGCCGCCCGCGCCCCCTTCTCCCGTGCGACCAGCATACTGTTGGTTCGCAGGAACGCGTTGGCCCGCTCTTCGACCTCGGCGGCATCCGGGCCGGTGACCCCGGACGATCCCAGCCGGTGGGCGTTGGCCCTGGCGGGGCCGGGCGTGTCGTTCGTCCGCCGGCGGGCGGCGATCGGTGTCCTCATGAATGAGCCGGTTGCGGCGAGCCGGATACGGAATCCACGACGACCAGCGTTCCTGACGGGCTTCAGCAGTACGCGAGTTGGGTTCGGGGCCGGCTGTGTTCCGCGCCGAACGGAGGATTGACGGGCCCGTGAACGGATGGACCGACGCTCTGTCCCTCGTTCCCACACGTCGACGGCCGTTCCGTGTGAACCCTCGATCCGGTGCCGTCCTGCGCCTGGCCGCCCGGTGTGTCCGCGGTCCGCTGGCTGCCGGCGTCATCCGGTCCCGTACCGGTCGGTCTCGCTCGCGACTCCGGCGCGCTCCCGCCGCACCCGTTCGTTCACAGGACACGTGCCGTGGCCGTCCTCGCCGGCACCCTCCACGGCCGTCGGGGGCCGGCGGCGTACCGCGACCATGGCGACGTCGTCCTGCACCTCGCCGCCCGCGTGGACCGTCAGGTCACTCATGAGGCGCTCGATCAGGTGATGCGGTTCGTCCTCGGCGAGAAGCGCGAAACGGTCGAGCGCCGGGTAGAACACGCCCGCCCCGTCGCGAGTCTCGAGGAGGCCGTCGGTGTGCAGGAGAAGCGTGTCGTCCGGCTCGAACCGGAAGGTGTCGACCTGATAGGCCGTCCGGTCGCCGCCCAGGCCGAGCGGCGGTGCCGGCTGCGGAACTTCCAGGAGGTCCACCTCTTCACCGTGAGAGCGCATCGAGTCGGGGTGGCCGCAGCTGATCACGCGGACGACATGGAGGTCGTCGGGTATCTCCAGGACGAGAGCGGTGATGAACCGCTCCGACGCGTTGGTGTCCGTCAAACTCACCTGGTCGACGCGGCGGCGCACACCGGCGTCCAGGGACAGCGCGACATGCTCCAGCCGCACGTCGCGGTGCGCGGCCTCGCGGAACGCGCCGATGACGGCCGCCGCGTCGTCGACTGCCGCCAAGCCGTTTCCCCGCACGTCACCGATCAGCATGCGGACCGTGTCGCCGACGCGTTCGGCGGCGTACACGTCTCCGCCGATGTGTGCGTGGGCGGCGGCCGAGCGATAGGCCGTGGCGATTTCCAGACCCGCCATACGACAGGGCAGCGGGGGCAGCAGCGCCTTCTGCGCCGTCTCCGAGACGCAGCGCACCGCGCAGAGCGTTCGATGATCCACGTCTCGCACGCGCCGGAACACGAGGACCAGGACGCAGACGACCAGCAGACCCAGGACGTCGATCGCGAGAATGGGTGAGCGGGGCAGACCGTCGTCGACGTCGACCGCGACCACGCCGAGACAGGCCAGGGCGGTCATGCTGACGGTCGTGCGCGTGTTGTCCACCACCGCGGTGAGCGCGGGCACCGCCACCAACAGCACTTCCAGGTGAACGTCCGCGGGGACGATCACGCCCCACAGGGTGACACCCAGCAGTACGACCGAGGCGACCACCAGCGCGATGAGCGTTCGCAGCCGTACCGCCGGGAAGCTGAGGACGAACCCCCCGTCCGTCACAGCGCCGTGCGCACCTGTGTCCATGGGTGCCTCCTTCGTCATGAGAACCTCCTGTCACGTACGAAAGCGGCTGGTCCGGCCGGCGGTCGGGTGTCCGCCGGGGCCGGTGGGCAGCCTCGGTCGTGCGTCATGTCATCCGTGTCGTCTCAACGCGGCCGATCGGGCGTCGAAGGGGCCGACCGGGCCGACCGGGCCGGTCGGACCGGCCGGACCGTCATCTCGGAATGCCGTCGTGGAGTTGTGCGAAGAGTTCGGCGGTGTGGGCGTAGTCGACCGGCACGTCGATGACGGTGATGCCGGGGTCGCAGAGTCCGACCGGGTCGAGGGATCTGCGCAGTTCGGTCTCGAAGGCGTCCATGGTCTCGGTCCGGATACCTCTGGCGCCCAACGCGCGGGCGTACAGGGCGATGTCGTAGGCGCCCGGTCGGACTCCGGACGCCCTGCCGTATTTGCGATGCTCCTGGAACGCCACCATGTCGTAGGCGTTGTCCCGCATGATCACGTGCGTGGCGTGGAGGCCCAGCCGGGTGGCGGTCTCGATTTCCGCCGCGCTGGACAGGAACCCGCCTTCCCCGGAGACCGACACCACCTGTCGCCCCGGCTCCAGCAACGCGGCGGTCATCGCCCGTGACAGGGCGACTCCCGGTGTCTCCAGGCCGTTGGACAGCAGGAGACGGCGCGGCTGGTGTCCGCGCAGATGACGGGCCATGTGGAGGTGCGAACCGGTTTCGGACACCACCGTGGCGTCGTCCTCCACGTTGTCAGCGATCGTCTGGATCAGCGCCGCGGGATTGAGGCCGGCAGCGGTGCCCGGTGCCGCTGCGGCCTCCGCGTCGATGCGGGCCAGCGCGGCGCGCCGGCCCGCAAGGGCGTCCCGGGTCCGGTCGCTGACCGGCCGTCCGGAGAGCGTCCCGGACAGCTCACCGACCGTCGCGGCCACATCGCCCCGCAGTTCCAGAGCGGGCTGGTAGTGGCTGCCGACCTCGGCGGGCACCGCGTCGACGTGGACGATCGTCCGGGCCGGGTCGGTGTTCCACAGACCCGGGTCGTACTCCACGGGGTCGTAGCCGACGGTGATCAGTACGTCGGCTTGCGTCACCATGACGTCCCCAGGCTGATCACGGAA includes:
- a CDS encoding TetR/AcrR family transcriptional regulator, producing the protein MQDRAVRTQQRVLRAAAELLSSQGRAGVSTRAVSAAAGVQPPTLYRLFGDKDGLLDALAAYGFEQYLREKQALDQTDEPLDDLRRSWDLHVEFGLSRPGFYVLMYGEGRYRGGIPGGLETIAILRRTLARVAATGRLRMSVERATQLVHAMGLGVVLSLIATPPSERDASLSTTAREHALRMITTASAVEEESADVACRAVSLREALSRSGTTAMTPSERALLADWLDRLADGNPAARSTP
- a CDS encoding SpoIIE family protein phosphatase, which encodes MARARDTMPHAGQEAGHTVDTATAVVDAHGVVVAWGREAERLSGFPAAEAIGLFAGRLLVDPEVVLRAPAFTDRRRWADGWTGIVGLHRRDGTPLDVYLRVSPLTERDGGVRWLVTATEMTAVPSWPMNGAGVRALLTGAPIGIAVRDTDLRCTWVNDALALQDGIPREKRLGRRLTEVLPGPEAESVEAVMRLVLQSGKPQVDHEYRAWMPAKPQQEHAFSTSFFRLDDADGRTLGICAMSVDVTDRQRARERLAVLSEASTRIGTTLEVMRTGQELADLAVARIADYVTVDLAESVTQGEDSLARLGSTNGHVPAFRRAGVASIREGVPESLWSRGETVPVPAPSPFTEVLASGESHLEPVLDTSRGTWLDRDHERLDKIRRYGMHSLMIVPIHARGAVLGVAVFVRVGDSLPFEADDLRLAEELVARAALSLENARRYVRERAAALVLQRNLLPGRLIGGVAVDVASHYVPADTQHGVGGDWFDVIPLSGARVALVVGDVVGHGINAAATMGRLRAAVHTLANMDLCPDELLAHLDDTISRLDVEDGGIPERAAAESGATCLYAVYDPATRRCTMARAGHPPPVVISPEGQVSIPDLPAGLPLGVGQASFEAVEVELPEGCVVAFYTDGLVETRDQDIDAGISRLGAVLARPDRPLDELCTAAFDTLAARALEDDATLLLARPHALMPSQIATWDLPNDPVVVAHARNLATTQLTGWGLEALTATTELIVSELVTNAVRHGAGPITLRLIRHEVLVCEVTDTSDSVPRLRHARPTDEGGRGLFLVGQMSSRRGTRHSPTGKTVWAEQEINVPLP
- a CDS encoding PP2C family protein-serine/threonine phosphatase — protein: MDTGAHGAVTDGGFVLSFPAVRLRTLIALVVASVVLLGVTLWGVIVPADVHLEVLLVAVPALTAVVDNTRTTVSMTALACLGVVAVDVDDGLPRSPILAIDVLGLLVVCVLVLVFRRVRDVDHRTLCAVRCVSETAQKALLPPLPCRMAGLEIATAYRSAAAHAHIGGDVYAAERVGDTVRMLIGDVRGNGLAAVDDAAAVIGAFREAAHRDVRLEHVALSLDAGVRRRVDQVSLTDTNASERFITALVLEIPDDLHVVRVISCGHPDSMRSHGEEVDLLEVPQPAPPLGLGGDRTAYQVDTFRFEPDDTLLLHTDGLLETRDGAGVFYPALDRFALLAEDEPHHLIERLMSDLTVHAGGEVQDDVAMVAVRRRPPTAVEGAGEDGHGTCPVNERVRRERAGVASETDRYGTG
- the alsS gene encoding acetolactate synthase AlsS → MPIPPVGAAQRLVETLSQYGVPYVFGVPGAAIDAVQDALAFAGPELVMCRHEHHAAVMAGAVGLLTGTPGAVLATSGAGTTNLMTALLTATTEQHPMIAVCGAVTCRDRSRRNRRSMDAVAALRPVTTYTCEVHDPDDVPEAIARALRAAVTPPRGAAVVVIPADVAGAPTAATVVQPHRHPSHGPAPAECVHRAAQLIRAARNPVLLVGLRGADAEACTAVRELIRVTGLPVVETFQAAGIVPRALEEQYAGRVGLFRDQPGDVMVTQADVLITVGYDPVEYDPGLWNTDPARTIVHVDAVPAEVGSHYQPALELRGDVAATVGELSGTLSGRPVSDRTRDALAGRRAALARIDAEAAAAPGTAAGLNPAALIQTIADNVEDDATVVSETGSHLHMARHLRGHQPRRLLLSNGLETPGVALSRAMTAALLEPGRQVVSVSGEGGFLSSAAEIETATRLGLHATHVIMRDNAYDMVAFQEHRKYGRASGVRPGAYDIALYARALGARGIRTETMDAFETELRRSLDPVGLCDPGITVIDVPVDYAHTAELFAQLHDGIPR